A stretch of the uncultured Trichococcus sp. genome encodes the following:
- a CDS encoding S-ribosylhomocysteine lyase has translation MARVESFELDHDLVKAPYVRQAGYEVHETGAIVTKFDLRFVQPNQDALPTGAMHTLEHLLAINIRDYVDGVIDLSPMGCRTGFYMICWGEHTPEEIASALEKVLQIVVDATVVPATTAKECGNYRDHSLFGAKEYAKQVLAAGISRDPFTRTV, from the coding sequence ATGGCAAGAGTAGAAAGTTTTGAATTGGATCACGATTTGGTGAAGGCTCCGTATGTCCGCCAAGCCGGCTATGAAGTGCACGAAACGGGGGCTATCGTCACAAAATTCGATCTGCGTTTTGTGCAGCCCAACCAGGATGCGTTGCCGACAGGGGCCATGCACACGCTGGAACACCTTCTGGCGATCAATATCCGCGATTATGTGGATGGCGTCATCGACCTTTCGCCGATGGGGTGCCGCACCGGTTTTTACATGATCTGTTGGGGAGAACATACGCCGGAAGAGATCGCTTCCGCTTTGGAAAAAGTGCTGCAGATCGTAGTGGATGCTACAGTAGTTCCGGCAACGACAGCGAAGGAATGCGGCAATTACCGCGATCATTCCCTGTTTGGCGCAAAAGAATACGCGAAGCAAGTGTTGGCGGCCGGCATCAGCCGCGATCCCTTCACGCGCACAGTCTAA
- a CDS encoding iron-containing alcohol dehydrogenase family protein: MTKELIVRTGPQEYECREGVLSTLPKRLEERFVKNILIVHGTVSWQKARPYLEDLYRAGFSISEVAFSGECSYEEVGRIVGLAEQHKSDAIIGIGGGKIMDAVKYAAAKAGCILNVMIPTLASNCAPWTPLSVMYTEDGVFIRYDFLQQQASLLLLEPRLIIDSPKDFFVAGLADTLAKWYESDEILSLPENAQQPMLMMARQAAYICRQSILDHAELAIASLEAGEVTEAFVKLTEVITSISGMVGGMGDAFARTTIAHEIHDAITNFPESHHFLHGHKVAYGIMVQLAYEKKWAEIDNLIPFYAHLDIPKSLHDLHLGRLDAEGIMEIASLSTKPDAPVHGLPYEVTAELMAEAIRALEDYMANLPEL, encoded by the coding sequence ATGACGAAAGAATTGATCGTAAGGACAGGGCCGCAAGAATATGAATGCAGAGAAGGCGTCCTGTCGACTTTGCCGAAACGATTGGAAGAACGCTTCGTAAAAAATATTTTGATCGTGCATGGGACAGTGTCCTGGCAAAAAGCCCGCCCCTACCTTGAAGACCTCTACCGAGCTGGTTTTTCGATCTCCGAAGTGGCTTTTTCGGGCGAATGCAGCTATGAAGAAGTCGGCCGCATCGTCGGGCTGGCCGAACAGCACAAAAGCGATGCGATCATCGGCATCGGCGGCGGAAAAATCATGGACGCGGTGAAATATGCTGCCGCAAAAGCGGGCTGCATCCTGAATGTGATGATCCCGACCTTGGCGAGCAATTGCGCCCCTTGGACGCCGCTCAGCGTCATGTATACCGAGGATGGTGTGTTTATCCGCTACGATTTTTTGCAGCAACAAGCTTCGCTTTTGTTGTTGGAACCGCGCTTGATCATCGATTCGCCGAAGGATTTCTTTGTGGCCGGATTGGCGGATACGCTGGCTAAATGGTACGAATCTGATGAGATCCTTTCGTTGCCTGAGAATGCGCAGCAACCGATGCTGATGATGGCGCGCCAAGCAGCTTATATCTGCAGACAAAGCATTTTGGATCACGCCGAATTGGCGATCGCCAGTCTGGAAGCGGGCGAAGTGACGGAAGCTTTTGTGAAACTGACGGAGGTCATCACCTCCATCAGCGGCATGGTCGGCGGGATGGGCGACGCTTTTGCGCGGACGACCATCGCCCATGAAATCCACGATGCCATCACCAATTTCCCTGAATCGCACCACTTCCTGCACGGACATAAAGTTGCCTACGGAATCATGGTGCAATTGGCTTATGAGAAGAAATGGGCGGAAATCGACAATTTGATCCCGTTCTATGCACATCTCGACATTCCGAAGAGCCTGCACGATCTGCATTTGGGCAGATTGGACGCGGAGGGCATCATGGAGATCGCCAGTCTGTCTACCAAACCTGATGCGCCGGTGCATGGATTGCCTTACGAAGTCACTGCCGAATTGATGGCCGAAGCGATCCGAGCGCTCGAGGATTACATGGCGAATTTGCCGGAACTCTGA
- a CDS encoding cytidine deaminase: MNSEELVSRARAAMQHAYSPYSHFPVGAAVLYNDGAVIEGVNVENVSFGATNCAERTALFTGVTRGYRKEDVAAIAIAGDTETFLPPCSICRQVMVELCAYETPVYLSDKHGKIKEVTIKELVPYAFTDLDM; the protein is encoded by the coding sequence ATGAATAGCGAAGAATTAGTGTCCAGAGCAAGAGCCGCCATGCAGCATGCATACAGCCCGTATTCCCATTTTCCGGTAGGGGCGGCCGTCCTCTATAACGACGGCGCAGTGATCGAAGGCGTAAACGTGGAAAATGTTTCCTTCGGGGCCACCAACTGCGCAGAGCGGACCGCCTTGTTCACCGGTGTGACGAGAGGCTACCGCAAAGAGGATGTCGCAGCAATCGCCATCGCCGGCGACACGGAAACATTCCTCCCGCCCTGCAGCATCTGCCGGCAGGTGATGGTGGAATTGTGCGCGTACGAAACACCAGTCTACCTTTCCGACAAGCACGGGAAAATAAAGGAAGTGACGATCAAAGAGTTGGTTCCGTATGCCTTTACCGATTTGGATATGTAA
- a CDS encoding VOC family protein — MKMLHTCIRVQHLDKSIAFYKEAFDFHEKKKLDYPEHKFSIVYLGLEGDDYELELTYNYDHEPYNIGDGYGHIAIGVDEFEALHDKQAAAGFNVTDYKGLPDSSVRYYFITDPDGYKVEVIQNR; from the coding sequence ATGAAAATGTTACACACTTGCATACGCGTGCAGCACTTGGATAAATCAATCGCATTCTATAAAGAAGCTTTTGATTTCCATGAGAAAAAGAAGCTGGACTACCCTGAGCATAAATTTTCGATCGTCTATTTAGGTTTGGAAGGCGATGACTATGAGTTGGAGTTGACCTACAATTACGATCATGAGCCTTACAACATCGGTGACGGCTACGGCCACATCGCCATCGGGGTGGACGAATTTGAAGCCCTTCACGACAAGCAGGCAGCTGCCGGATTCAACGTGACCGACTATAAAGGCTTGCCTGATTCTTCTGTCAGATATTACTTCATCACCGATCCGGATGGCTACAAGGTTGAAGTCATCCAGAACAGATAG
- a CDS encoding SGNH/GDSL hydrolase family protein codes for MEKTTKHKLLFIGDSITDAGRNRNNPDSLGKGYVALIAKALADRGDAERYEVINRGISGNRILDIAERWHADCISLEPDVVTLLIGINDTWHNVGDESVFATEQGAEQFEMHYRHLLASLRKKSNARLILMEPFVFPYPEDRKTWRLDLDPKQEIVKRLAEEFAAEWIGLDAYLNGIGAVDGYETLSNDGVHPTKKGHQLIADAWLKQFDEGGEK; via the coding sequence ATGGAGAAAACGACTAAGCACAAATTGCTGTTCATCGGCGACAGCATCACGGACGCCGGACGCAACCGCAACAATCCTGATTCATTGGGAAAAGGCTACGTAGCTCTGATCGCTAAAGCTCTTGCGGACAGAGGCGATGCCGAACGCTACGAGGTGATCAACCGCGGCATCAGCGGCAACCGAATCCTTGATATAGCGGAAAGATGGCACGCCGATTGCATTTCGCTCGAACCCGATGTCGTCACTTTGCTGATAGGCATTAATGATACGTGGCACAATGTCGGCGATGAGAGTGTGTTCGCTACCGAACAGGGCGCTGAACAGTTCGAAATGCATTACCGCCATCTGCTGGCTTCGTTGCGGAAAAAATCGAATGCACGGCTCATTCTGATGGAGCCGTTCGTCTTCCCGTATCCGGAAGACCGCAAGACATGGCGGCTTGATTTGGATCCGAAACAGGAAATCGTCAAACGCCTGGCCGAAGAATTCGCTGCCGAATGGATCGGGCTGGATGCCTATCTGAATGGAATCGGTGCTGTCGATGGCTATGAAACGTTATCCAATGACGGCGTCCACCCGACCAAAAAAGGCCACCAGCTCATCGCTGATGCTTGGCTGAAGCAATTTGATGAAGGCGGGGAAAAGTAG
- a CDS encoding DUF4349 domain-containing protein translates to MKKLKIWGLSLLSFCLVGCSFLTTEKTSVSQQDAAGVDYLTTEISKMDGEVGSGLLIGEKVVTTVRLSYETLKYDDSIAYLKEIVGKYGAYVEYSYESSGGDMIYTPSSLTQNYRQGSYTIRIPKDSVTAFLDDLEGGLGTKISEQQGNEDVMQYYEDTATRISVLQRKEERLLALLEQAETVEEILAIEDSLSAAISEREVLQAELDNIDDLIDYTALYLTVSERSRISNNRGGSTPFWERVKDAFIDSVYAFYYWLQDAAIWFIYALPFFVAVLLLLLLVWAIKKLFSKTVWGKQRAEKQLKERKQIEERRKERFERSHPRKSGGANVASKATVTPPAKTSSTPQPPIPPIPPTEKTEQPESKPKENEGDPLEP, encoded by the coding sequence TTGAAAAAACTGAAAATTTGGGGACTTTCGCTGCTGTCATTCTGTCTGGTGGGTTGTTCATTCCTGACGACGGAAAAAACAAGTGTTTCGCAACAGGACGCTGCTGGAGTGGATTACCTAACAACGGAAATATCAAAAATGGATGGGGAAGTCGGTTCGGGACTGTTGATCGGCGAAAAGGTAGTGACCACCGTCCGCCTTTCCTATGAAACGCTGAAATATGATGACTCTATCGCTTATCTGAAGGAAATCGTCGGGAAATACGGGGCTTATGTGGAATATTCCTACGAATCAAGCGGTGGGGACATGATTTACACGCCTTCCTCATTGACTCAAAACTATCGTCAAGGCAGCTATACGATCCGGATTCCGAAAGATTCCGTGACTGCCTTCTTGGATGATCTGGAGGGTGGACTGGGCACGAAAATCAGCGAGCAGCAAGGCAATGAGGATGTTATGCAATATTATGAAGACACAGCTACGCGCATCAGCGTACTGCAAAGGAAGGAAGAACGCTTGTTGGCGCTGCTCGAGCAAGCAGAAACGGTCGAAGAGATACTTGCTATCGAGGACAGTCTCAGTGCGGCCATTTCCGAAAGGGAAGTGCTTCAGGCTGAGTTGGACAATATTGATGATTTGATCGATTATACAGCTTTGTATCTGACCGTTTCCGAGCGTTCGCGGATTTCCAACAACCGTGGCGGATCGACACCGTTCTGGGAGCGTGTCAAAGATGCGTTCATCGATTCGGTTTATGCCTTCTACTACTGGCTGCAGGATGCGGCCATCTGGTTCATCTACGCACTACCGTTCTTCGTGGCTGTACTGTTATTGTTGTTGCTGGTGTGGGCAATCAAAAAGCTGTTCAGCAAAACGGTCTGGGGCAAGCAAAGGGCTGAAAAACAGCTTAAGGAGAGAAAGCAGATCGAAGAGCGCCGGAAAGAACGGTTTGAACGGTCCCATCCAAGAAAATCGGGAGGCGCAAATGTAGCTTCCAAAGCTACCGTGACGCCGCCTGCGAAAACATCGAGCACGCCGCAACCGCCAATTCCGCCAATTCCGCCAACAGAAAAGACCGAACAACCGGAATCAAAACCGAAAGAAAATGAAGGGGATCCACTCGAGCCATAA
- a CDS encoding alkaline phosphatase family protein, translated as MVKRKLYIISLDAFGASDLEFAKTLPHFQEILSRSALVKEVESVYPSLTYVAHTSIATGMNPNRHGIIHNTHRQPERQSPDWYWYAKEIKKATLFDVAKKAGYTTCALLWPVTGKSPSIDYNLAEIFPNRPWQNQMMVSAFASSTKYALEMNKKYGSLRNGVAQPELDEFVTAIAVDTIKTKQPDLLAVHLVDLDSMRHTYGVLSDQAKEAVIRMDRHLGQIIDAMKETGIYEDTVLAVLGDHYQIDTHTVIRPNHLFLDKGWQTIDRKRNVKDWKVLAKAADGACYIYRKDVSVTNKMILDALKGIEDRVETIHSAAEARKMGADENSLFILEAKPGYYFESDVLHPFMESTAKNLSDRKLHKATHGFSPKKKKYATMLMVSGPGIDKDAIVEKCRLIDEGPTFLHAIGLKFPEATDGRVINKIFV; from the coding sequence ATGGTAAAAAGAAAACTGTATATCATTTCATTAGATGCATTTGGTGCCAGTGACTTAGAATTTGCCAAGACGCTGCCCCATTTTCAGGAAATTTTGAGCAGAAGCGCACTCGTCAAAGAAGTGGAATCGGTTTATCCGTCTTTGACATACGTAGCTCATACTTCGATCGCGACAGGGATGAATCCGAATCGCCATGGCATCATCCATAATACACATCGGCAACCGGAAAGACAGTCACCGGACTGGTATTGGTACGCCAAAGAAATAAAGAAGGCGACGCTGTTTGATGTCGCAAAGAAGGCCGGTTATACAACCTGCGCTTTGCTTTGGCCGGTAACCGGGAAAAGTCCTTCCATCGACTACAATCTCGCAGAAATTTTTCCGAATAGACCTTGGCAAAATCAGATGATGGTGTCCGCATTTGCTTCCAGCACAAAATATGCATTGGAGATGAACAAAAAATACGGTTCATTGCGGAATGGTGTTGCCCAACCGGAGTTGGATGAATTTGTGACGGCGATAGCGGTCGACACGATCAAGACGAAACAGCCGGATCTGCTGGCTGTGCATTTGGTCGATCTGGACAGCATGCGTCATACATATGGGGTTTTGAGTGATCAAGCGAAAGAAGCCGTCATCAGGATGGATCGCCACCTTGGCCAAATCATCGATGCGATGAAAGAAACCGGCATCTATGAGGATACCGTGTTGGCGGTGTTGGGCGATCATTATCAGATTGATACGCATACGGTCATCCGCCCGAACCACCTGTTCCTGGACAAAGGGTGGCAGACGATTGATCGCAAAAGGAACGTCAAGGACTGGAAAGTGCTGGCAAAAGCCGCTGACGGAGCTTGTTATATTTACCGTAAAGATGTCAGTGTAACGAATAAAATGATTTTGGATGCGCTGAAAGGGATCGAAGACAGGGTTGAAACCATCCATTCGGCCGCAGAGGCCAGAAAAATGGGGGCGGATGAGAATAGCCTCTTCATTCTGGAAGCGAAGCCGGGATATTATTTTGAAAGCGATGTGCTGCACCCATTCATGGAAAGCACAGCCAAAAATCTTTCCGATCGAAAACTGCATAAAGCGACGCACGGCTTCAGTCCGAAAAAGAAAAAATATGCCACAATGCTGATGGTTTCCGGACCTGGAATCGATAAAGATGCCATCGTTGAAAAATGCAGATTAATCGACGAAGGGCCGACTTTCCTGCACGCTATCGGACTGAAATTTCCGGAAGCCACGGATGGAAGGGTCATCAATAAAATATTTGTCTAG
- the glgB gene encoding 1,4-alpha-glucan branching protein GlgB — protein sequence MSAKMNILKELEKEMYLFNIGEHLESYRFLGSKQRTENGIEGWRFTVWAPHAKTVSLVGDFTEWKPVEMQKIGKTGGWSLFTEGAAQGDCYKYYIEDKNGKKKYKIDPYSFAYEVPPKDASVVLDMPEKKWKDGRWAANKKRKSIYQKPLNIYEVHFSSWKKHDDGSWYSFKDLAETLIPYVKEMGYTHIEFMPLMEHPLEASWGYQITGYFAVAARYGNLLELRDFVEEAHKEGVGVIMDWVPGHFCKNDYALSYFDGTPTFEYADPNRAINNRWGTLNFDLGKAQVHSFLISNAIFWLQEFHFDGIRVDAVSNMLYLDYDEGPWTPNEDGSNHNRQGIEFLKKMNTKIFERQPDTYMIAEESTAWANVTKPIEMGGLGFNYKWNMGWMNDTLRFFEMDPLFRKDNFNLITFSFMYAFNENFILPISHDEVVHGKQSLLGKMPGDRYKQFAGLRTLQAYMMAHPGKKLNFMGNEIGQFLEWRFYDQIEWGVLDNEFNPEFQHYIKTLNHLYKDTKALHEVDDANAGLEILDADNNLESVLSFIRTGEKPRDFLIVVCNFTPVERRKFRVGVPYEGHYEVLLNTEMQEFGGTWTKNLPEMITSLDGMNRQPFSIEFTLPALGVLFIKPKRVFGVNK from the coding sequence ATGAGTGCAAAAATGAACATACTTAAAGAGTTGGAAAAAGAGATGTATTTGTTCAACATCGGGGAGCATCTTGAAAGCTATCGCTTTTTAGGAAGTAAACAACGGACAGAAAATGGGATTGAAGGATGGCGTTTCACCGTATGGGCGCCCCATGCAAAAACCGTTTCCTTGGTTGGGGATTTTACTGAATGGAAACCCGTAGAAATGCAAAAAATCGGCAAAACCGGAGGCTGGTCGCTTTTTACAGAGGGTGCGGCACAAGGGGACTGTTACAAATATTATATCGAGGACAAAAACGGCAAGAAAAAATATAAAATCGATCCTTATTCTTTCGCGTATGAAGTTCCGCCAAAAGACGCCTCTGTCGTTTTGGACATGCCTGAGAAAAAATGGAAAGACGGCAGATGGGCCGCAAACAAAAAAAGAAAGTCCATCTATCAGAAACCGCTTAACATTTATGAAGTGCATTTCAGTTCCTGGAAAAAGCATGATGATGGCAGCTGGTATTCCTTCAAGGATCTTGCTGAAACGTTGATTCCATATGTGAAGGAAATGGGCTACACGCACATCGAATTCATGCCTTTGATGGAACATCCGCTGGAAGCTTCTTGGGGCTATCAAATCACTGGGTACTTCGCGGTGGCTGCCCGTTACGGCAATTTGCTGGAGTTAAGAGATTTCGTGGAAGAAGCGCATAAGGAAGGGGTCGGGGTCATCATGGACTGGGTTCCCGGACACTTCTGCAAAAATGATTATGCGTTGTCCTACTTTGATGGTACACCTACTTTTGAGTACGCTGATCCGAATCGCGCCATCAACAACCGTTGGGGGACGTTGAATTTTGACTTGGGTAAAGCACAAGTGCACAGCTTCCTGATTTCGAATGCCATCTTCTGGCTGCAGGAGTTCCATTTTGATGGAATCCGTGTCGATGCTGTTTCGAACATGCTTTATCTTGATTATGATGAAGGTCCGTGGACGCCGAATGAAGACGGCAGCAATCATAATCGTCAAGGCATCGAATTCCTGAAAAAAATGAACACCAAAATCTTCGAGCGCCAACCGGATACCTACATGATCGCGGAAGAAAGCACTGCGTGGGCGAATGTCACAAAACCGATCGAGATGGGCGGACTGGGCTTCAACTACAAGTGGAATATGGGCTGGATGAATGATACTTTGCGTTTCTTCGAAATGGATCCTTTGTTCCGAAAAGATAATTTCAACCTGATCACCTTCTCATTCATGTACGCATTCAATGAAAACTTTATTCTGCCGATTTCTCATGATGAAGTTGTCCATGGGAAACAATCTCTGTTGGGCAAAATGCCTGGCGACCGTTATAAGCAATTTGCGGGTTTACGCACGTTGCAGGCCTATATGATGGCTCACCCAGGCAAAAAATTAAACTTCATGGGGAATGAAATCGGACAATTCCTGGAATGGCGCTTCTACGATCAAATCGAATGGGGCGTTTTGGACAACGAGTTCAATCCGGAGTTCCAGCATTATATCAAAACATTGAATCATCTTTACAAAGATACGAAAGCTTTGCACGAAGTCGATGATGCAAATGCTGGTCTGGAGATTCTCGATGCAGACAATAATCTGGAGTCGGTCCTCTCCTTCATAAGGACAGGTGAAAAACCGCGCGATTTCCTGATTGTCGTGTGCAACTTCACGCCTGTCGAGCGACGTAAATTCCGGGTAGGCGTGCCGTACGAAGGCCACTACGAAGTATTGCTGAATACTGAAATGCAGGAATTCGGCGGTACTTGGACAAAAAATCTTCCGGAAATGATCACCAGCCTGGACGGCATGAATCGCCAACCTTTCTCGATTGAGTTTACGTTACCCGCATTAGGAGTTTTGTTCATCAAACCGAAACGCGTTTTTGGTGTTAATAAATAG
- a CDS encoding glucose-1-phosphate adenylyltransferase produces MKNQMVAMILAGGQGTRLGKLTRETAKPAVPFGGKYRIIDFALSNCANSGINKVGVVTQYQPLELNEHIGNGESWGLTGRDGGVTILQPYSSADGEKWFKGTAHAIYQNIAYIDRYNPEYVLVLSGDHIYKMDYSHMLEFHIAHHASLTVGVIPVPMEEAPRFGIMNTDQTSRIIEFEEKPKEPKSNLASMGIYIFNWQVLRKYLVEDQAKQREMEDFGKNVIPTYLENGENCFAYAFDGYWKDVGTIESLWEANMEFLDPNHTLNIRDEEWRIYSKNPVSPPQFLTESSDVTDSMVVDGCYVAGEITHSILSQNVRVGNGSVVRDSLIMANVTIGENVTIEHAIIGENAKIADNATVIGKNGEIEVVGYAEVIGGLKDEDE; encoded by the coding sequence ATGAAAAATCAAATGGTAGCAATGATATTAGCCGGAGGGCAAGGCACTCGTCTAGGGAAATTGACGCGCGAAACAGCCAAGCCGGCTGTGCCGTTCGGCGGAAAATATCGCATAATCGATTTTGCGTTAAGTAACTGTGCTAATTCAGGCATCAATAAGGTCGGGGTAGTCACACAGTATCAACCTTTGGAATTGAATGAACATATCGGAAATGGTGAGTCGTGGGGGCTGACCGGCAGAGACGGTGGAGTCACTATCTTGCAGCCATATTCAAGTGCGGATGGCGAAAAATGGTTCAAGGGGACGGCTCATGCCATCTACCAGAATATCGCCTATATCGACAGATACAATCCGGAATACGTGCTGGTGCTGTCCGGTGACCATATCTACAAGATGGACTACTCCCACATGTTGGAATTCCATATTGCGCACCATGCCAGCTTGACTGTCGGCGTAATCCCTGTTCCGATGGAAGAAGCCCCTCGTTTCGGGATCATGAATACAGATCAGACAAGCCGCATCATCGAATTCGAAGAGAAGCCAAAAGAGCCGAAAAGCAATCTGGCATCGATGGGGATCTATATATTCAATTGGCAAGTGCTCCGTAAATATTTGGTGGAAGATCAAGCAAAACAACGCGAAATGGAAGATTTCGGGAAAAACGTTATCCCGACCTATCTTGAGAACGGCGAAAATTGCTTTGCTTATGCTTTTGATGGTTATTGGAAAGATGTCGGTACTATCGAAAGTCTATGGGAGGCAAATATGGAATTCCTCGATCCAAATCACACCCTGAATATCCGTGATGAAGAATGGCGCATCTATTCGAAAAATCCGGTATCCCCTCCGCAATTCTTGACGGAGTCATCCGATGTAACGGACTCCATGGTCGTCGATGGCTGCTACGTCGCAGGTGAAATCACCCATTCGATCCTGTCCCAGAACGTTCGCGTCGGCAATGGATCAGTCGTACGGGATAGCTTGATTATGGCGAATGTTACGATCGGGGAAAATGTCACAATCGAGCATGCCATCATTGGGGAAAATGCAAAAATCGCCGACAACGCAACTGTCATCGGCAAGAATGGTGAAATCGAAGTTGTTGGATATGCTGAAGTTATAGGAGGACTGAAAGATGAAGATGAATAG
- the glgD gene encoding glucose-1-phosphate adenylyltransferase subunit GlgD has translation MKMNSICAILNLTEDETALHPLTCVRPIASLPFASRYRLIDFNLSSISHAEIKSVGMFIAGSGRSIYDHIRSGSIWDLESGLAGGIFTYSQQLLKAVQEKNGDAPDFYMNHKEFIERSKGEYVVVMGSKILANVDIKAVMQHHLAKEGDITVLYKTVPKGFFEKRPQEKVLQIDRDEYLLHLINAEDAPAELERLALDMNMYFMRVDKMLELIQRAELEGVQLDADKLIEYYLEEYQVNTYEYTGYLADIDSIPAYFNASMEMLEKNKFSALFHGSQNVITKVKNGAPTYYSKEAHVKNAQFATGCVIEGTVEDCLIHRKVNIAKNAEVRNSIIMQGAKIGEGAVLEYCILDKNVTIGSGVTLKGTKDNLVVIEKNKTITV, from the coding sequence ATGAAGATGAATAGTATTTGTGCCATTTTAAATTTGACTGAGGACGAGACAGCGTTGCACCCATTAACGTGTGTCCGTCCGATTGCCTCTTTGCCGTTCGCTAGCCGTTACCGCCTGATCGACTTCAATCTTTCAAGCATCAGCCATGCTGAAATCAAATCAGTGGGCATGTTCATCGCAGGAAGCGGACGCTCGATCTACGACCATATCCGCAGCGGATCCATCTGGGACCTGGAGTCCGGATTGGCCGGCGGAATTTTCACCTACTCTCAACAATTGCTGAAGGCAGTCCAAGAAAAAAACGGCGATGCTCCGGATTTTTATATGAACCACAAGGAATTCATCGAGCGCTCCAAAGGTGAATACGTTGTTGTCATGGGCAGCAAAATCCTGGCGAATGTCGACATCAAAGCGGTTATGCAGCACCATTTGGCAAAGGAAGGCGACATTACCGTCCTCTACAAGACTGTACCCAAAGGTTTCTTTGAGAAGAGACCGCAGGAGAAAGTTCTTCAGATCGATCGCGATGAATACTTGCTTCATCTGATCAACGCAGAAGATGCTCCTGCCGAACTTGAACGTCTCGCTCTGGACATGAATATGTATTTCATGAGAGTCGATAAGATGCTGGAACTGATTCAACGTGCCGAACTTGAAGGGGTGCAACTCGACGCGGACAAATTGATTGAATATTATTTAGAGGAATATCAAGTCAATACCTATGAATATACAGGGTATTTGGCCGATATCGACTCCATCCCGGCTTACTTCAATGCGAGCATGGAAATGCTGGAAAAGAACAAATTCTCAGCATTGTTCCACGGCAGCCAAAACGTCATCACAAAAGTGAAGAATGGAGCGCCGACCTATTATTCGAAAGAGGCACATGTGAAAAATGCCCAGTTCGCTACAGGCTGCGTCATCGAAGGTACCGTTGAGGACTGTTTGATTCACCGTAAAGTAAATATCGCCAAGAATGCCGAAGTCCGCAACAGCATCATCATGCAAGGCGCGAAAATCGGCGAAGGCGCAGTCCTGGAATACTGTATCCTGGACAAAAATGTAACCATCGGATCCGGCGTCACTTTGAAAGGCACGAAAGATAATCTTGTCGTAATCGAAAAAAATAAAACAATCACAGTTTAG